A genome region from Pyrenophora tritici-repentis strain M4 chromosome 9, whole genome shotgun sequence includes the following:
- a CDS encoding TB2-DP1-HVA22 domain containing protein encodes MFGFVADGLTVATTVFFPIFASYKALHTSDPALLAPWLIYFVVLSAFTAVENTFDFILSWVPFYSWIRFFAHLYLILPGSQGANYLYQEYMEPFLYHHEREIDEFISQSHDRAKSAGMAYVEMGIEWVRVNLLGFAPKKPQSPRPDGQTYAQNLMSRFQMPSARGSNDLYGLVNQALSGASALYGAGAAGGAGASSAGTRDARATDLSRGAANLVPDNIRNNADRMSYVTSQRERLETLLQAFTREQENIQSQQTGGHVYHDGASSGSRSGTISRNRSEVEFDRIERDELSSGSDRPPYPLTPPPLDRRTSSGWMPWNWQRQEQQEDPLAYGREPSDVRNRARASGFDLGDR; translated from the exons ATGTTCGGGTTTGTCGCTGACGGCTTGAC CGTCGCAACCACCGTCTTCTTCCCCATATTCGCATCCTACAAAGCCTTGCACACGTCAGACCCGGCACTCCTCGCACCATGGCTGATCTACTTCGTCGTCCTCTCAGCCTTTACCGCGGTCGAAAACACGTTCGACTTCATACTTAGTTGGGTCCCTTTTTACTCATGGATCCGCTTCTTCGCACATCTATACCTGATTCTGCCTGGTTCGCAGGGAGCCAACTATCTCTATCAAGAATACATGGAGCCATTCCTGTACCACCACGAGAGAGAAATTGATGAGTTCATAAGCCAGAGCCATGACCGAGCTAAATCGGCGGGAATGGCATACGTGGAGATGGGAATTGAATGGGTCAGGGTCAACTTGCTGGGCTTCGCACCGAAGAAGCCTCAATCGCCCAGACCCGATGGACAAACATATGCACAGAATCTGATGAGCAGGTTCCAAATGCCATCGGCAAGGGGCAGCAACGATCTATACGGATTAGTGAACCAAGCACTCAGCGGAGCCAGTGCACTCTACGGTGCTGGCGCTGCGGGTGGTGCTGGTGCGAGTAGTGCAGGAACTCGAGACGCCCGAGCTACAGACCTGAGCCGCGGTGCAGCGAACCTTGTTCCAGACAACATCCGCAACAACGCCGACCGAATGAGCTACGTCACTTCGCAACGTGAGCGCCTCGAGACGCTCCTCCAAGCCTTTACACGCGAGCAAGAGAACATACAATCGCAGCAAACTGGCGGACATGTATATCACGATGGTGCGAGCAGCGGAAGCCGCTCGGGCACTATTTCGCGCAACAGGAGCGAGGTCGAGTTTGACAGGATTGAGCGCGACGAACTGAGCTCTGGCTCTGATCGGCCTCCTTACCCCCTCACGCCTCCCCCGCTAGACCGACGGACAAGCAGCGGATGGATGCCTTGGAACTGGCAGCGTCAGGAGCAGCAGGAAGATCCTCTGGCATATGGACGAGAGCCCAGCGACGTGAGGAACAGGGCAAGGGCGTCTGGTTTTGATCTCGGCGATCGTTAG
- a CDS encoding ArgE, Acetylornithine deacetylase-Succinyl-diaminopimelate desuccinylase and related deacylase yields the protein MTVLRSFVALVALQFAVAAPQVPNAGSVVKSDSQKIASRHTSLTTEEIDKLFNLHEELVNIPSISEDEVECANFLSEYLTGLGYYVDEVPVGDTGTFNVFAYPQALKDEGTWPEVLITSHIDTSKVPPFYPFERREENGTVYHYGRGTVDAKGPIATMIIATHKFFQSRTDTPSLGMLFVVSEEIGGTGMKAFAKYASNMTFRAGIFGEPTEGKLASGHKGSLRVDLNVTGKAAHSAYPWLGVSAINYLAEAIMALNMLEPALPSSELLGATTLNAGRIMGGVAGNVVPEHANASIVVRIARSEDDAVEVVKDMMAGMLSPIASRAKEANATFNVLFANTTYPAPILDTDIEGLEVAPVFYGTDIPSLPQVEKKYLYGTGTIEVAHTDNEGLSQDELIQAAEAYE from the exons ATGACTGTCCTCAGATCTTTTGTGGCGCTAGTCGCTCTTCAGTTTGCAGTCGCAGCACCGCAGGTTCCCAATGCTGGATCTGTTGTGAAATCAGACAGTCAAAAAATTGCAAGCCGGCACACCTCTCTCACGACAGAAGAAATAGAcaagcttttcaacctcCATGAAGAGCTGGTTAATATTCCCTCCATCTCCGAGGACGAAGTCGAATGTGCCAACTTCTTGTCCGAGTACTTGACTGGTTTGGGTTACTATGTTGATGAGGTGCCAGTAGGAGACACTGGCACCTTTAACGTCTTCGCTTATCCGCAGGCGCTCAAAGATGAAGGAACATGGCCCGAAGTTCTGATTACGAGTCATATCGATACT AGCAAGGTCCCACCATTCTATCCTTTCGAACGCCGAGAAGAGAACGGTACAGTCTATCACTATGGTCGTGGCACAGTCGACGCCAAAGGGCCCATAGCGACCATGATCATTGCAACGCACAAGTTCTTCCAATCACGCACCGACACACCTAGCCTAGGTATGTTATTCGTTGTTAGCGAAGAAATTGGCGGCACTGGAATGAAAGCATTTGCCAAGTATGCCTCCAACATGACCTTCCGTGCCGGCATCTTCGGCGAGCCAACGGAAGGCAAGCTTGCTAGCGGACACAAAGGCAGTCTACGCGTTGACTTGAATGTCACGGGCAAAGCCGCACACTCCGCTTACCCCTGGCTTGGTGTGAGCGCGATCAACTACCTCGCTGAGGCAATCATGGCGTTGAATATGCTTGAGCCTGCACTTCCGAGTAGCGAGCTACTTGGTGCTACGACACTAAATGCGGGGCGCATAATGGGCGGTGTCGCAGGAAACGTTGTACCAGAGCATGCCAATGCTAGTATTGTCGTTCGCATAGCGAGGAGCGAAGACGACGCAGTCGAGGTCGTGAAAGACATGATGGCGGGCATGCTTTCTCCTATTGCCAGTCGAGCAAAGGAAGCAAATGCAACTTTCAATGTTCTTTTCGCCAATACCACGTATCCGGCGCCGATTCTGGATACCGACATTGAGGGCCTGGAGGTTGCGCCTGTCTTCTACGGAACGGATATTCCCAGCCTGCCACAAGTTGAAAAAAAGTATCTTTATGGCACTGGTACGATTGAAGTTGCACACACGGATAATGAGGGATTGAGTCAAGATGAGCTGATACAAGCAGCTGAGGCATATG AGTAG